In Streptomyces rapamycinicus NRRL 5491, the genomic stretch TCTGCACGTCGTTGACGCGCTACGAGGTGGAAACGGTCTGGATCTCGGCCGCTGCGGTGGCGGTGGGCAGCTTGGCCGTGCAGATCGCGCGGCTCATGGGCAACCGGGTAGTGGCCAGTGCGGGCACTGACGACAAGGTCGACTGGCTGCGCGACCGCTTGGGCGTCGATGCCTTCAACTACCGGACGGGGGACTTCGAGGCGAGGCTGGGCGACATCGCGCCTGACGGAATCGACGTCTATTTCGATTCCGCCCGGGGGACCCATCTCAAGGCTGCCCTGTCGTATCTGAGGGGGGCGGGCGCGTAGCGATGTGTGGCTCGATCTCGGAGTACGAGTCCGGCTCGGCCGGGCCACGGAACCTGTTCCTCGCGGTGTCCAAGGACCTGACCCTTCGTGGGTTCCGCGGGGGCAGCAACCTGCATCTCCTGGGGCAGATGCAGCGCCGGATGACGGCACGGCTTCGCAGCGGCGAGCTGGCTCATCGCGAGACCGTGTTCGCGGGCTTGGAGTCGGCTCCGCACGCGCTGACAGAGATGATCGCCGGCCGAACGACCGTGTTGGGATCGTCGATCGGCGGGGGCAAGAAGGGGTGGAGCGGTCTGGCGTTCGCGATGCCCTGGTGTGGTCGGTGTCCGTTGTAGAACTGCTCGAACTCGCGCAGGGCGTGGAGGAGGTGTCGCTGGTTCCAGATCAGTGTCCGGTCCAGGAGCTCGCGGCGACAGGTCTGTGTCCAGCGCTCCGTGATCGAGTTCATCCTGGGCGTCTGGATGCCGCTGAGGACGACTTCGATCCCCGCGTCCCTGAGGACGGCATCGAAAAGGTCGGGGAACTTCCCGTCCCGGTCCCGGATCATGAACCGTGCCCGGCAGCCGGTGTCTTCGAGGTCCATGACGAGGTTCTTCGCCGCTTGCGCTACCCAGGATGCGCTCGGATGCGCGGTGGCGCCCAGGACGCGGATCCGGCGACTGCCGTGTTCGATCACCGCGAGCACGTACATCCGTACCCCCGACAGCGCGACTGTTTCCATGAAGTCGCAGGCCAGCAGGGCATCAGCCTGGGAGCGCAGAAAGTCGGCCCAGGTACTGGAGTTCCGCTCGGGCGCCGGGTCGATGCCGGCCTCCTTCAGGATTTCCCAGACGGTGGACGCACCTACCCTCACTCCCAGCACGAGCAGCTCGCCGTGCAGGCGCCGGTGCCCCCAGCTCGGGTTCTCCTTCGCCAGGCGCAGCACCAGGATGCGGATGGAGCGCACGGTGCGCGGTCGTCCCGCGTGAAGCAGCGCCGCCAGGAACGCCCGATCGCTCGGCGAGAACCGGACCTTGCCCTTGCCGAGTTGGCGTTCCAGCACGGTGATCTGGTGGCGCAGCGCGAGGATCTCCGCGTCTTTGGCCCGGTCGGTCATCGGCAGCAGGCGCAACATCGCGAACGCGTTTGTCACGCCCAAGTAAGCCAGTCGCAGCAGCACGATCGATCATCATTGGCGCGCGGACCACCGACTACGCGAGAGTGCCGACTCGAGCTACCGCGGCCAAGATTTCGGGAAACCTGAAGAACCGCCCTCACCAGGGCGGATGTGATTTCCGGCAAGCGCACCGCTGGGCGTGCGTCACGTCTGGCCATCTCCACGATCAGCCGCATCCCGACCTGGTCGGCCCGGTCTGACCAGCAACGCCACATGATCAGCAGGACCTTGAACCGACCCCGGGCAGTGGGCGGACTGTGCCCGCGCAGTGGAACAACAGAACTGCCCGAAGGCTTCGGCATGGCTAACCTGGCGATCGGTGCCCGTGGCGCGGACACAGCGCGAGTTGTTCTGCCGGAACTACCAGTGGAGCGGAATGTCCGATCTGCCTGTGGACGATGAGCTATGGTGCCGACGCTACCGCCCATCCCGCACGGCCACGGCCCGCCTGGTGT encodes the following:
- a CDS encoding integrase core domain-containing protein, which codes for MLLRLAYLGVTNAFAMLRLLPMTDRAKDAEILALRHQITVLERQLGKGKVRFSPSDRAFLAALLHAGRPRTVRSIRILVLRLAKENPSWGHRRLHGELLVLGVRVGASTVWEILKEAGIDPAPERNSSTWADFLRSQADALLACDFMETVALSGVRMYVLAVIEHGSRRIRVLGATAHPSASWVAQAAKNLVMDLEDTGCRARFMIRDRDGKFPDLFDAVLRDAGIEVVLSGIQTPRMNSITERWTQTCRRELLDRTLIWNQRHLLHALREFEQFYNGHRPHQGIANARPLHPFLPPPIDDPNTVVRPAIISVSACGADSKPANTVSR
- a CDS encoding zinc-binding dehydrogenase, yielding MTRYEVETVWISAAAVAVGSLAVQIARLMGNRVVASAGTDDKVDWLRDRLGVDAFNYRTGDFEARLGDIAPDGIDVYFDSARGTHLKAALSYLRGAGA